From a region of the Clupea harengus chromosome 9, Ch_v2.0.2, whole genome shotgun sequence genome:
- the slc35f2l gene encoding solute carrier family 35 member F2, which translates to MIWVISLLRSTSQDEDKMTPGEPNAERKGLLCGLQSYKLRDVFTWQLFKAIAMGQGLSAAICGTAVTSQYLATDFQLNTPMLQSFLNYSLLCLTYTTILICRRGDGNILQILKKKWWKYFLLGLTDVQANYTVVKAYQYTTLTSIQLLDCFVIPVLMVLSWFFLKTRFRLVHYVAVTVCLVGVGTMVGADLLAGREQGSSANILLGDGLVLISASLYAVSNVCQEYTVKNLSRVEFLGMVGLFGTLISGIQMAILEHNAVANIQWNWKLALLLAGFALCMYILYSCMPVVVRMTSATAVNLSLLTADLFSLFFGLFLFRYSFSVLYIVSLVAILAGFVMFNAVPTLTADPAPAPAPEEDGHVYQGSVFEVTSTEPVSVEGGEDGDRDRDPKGLTWRQPMSKQLASGEERGTRL; encoded by the exons ATGATATGGGTTATCTCCCTACTGAGATCG ACAAGTCAAGATGAGGACAAGATGACTCCAGGGGAGCCCAACGCAGAGCGCAAAGGACTGCTGTGTGGACTCCAAAGCTACAAACTCAGAGATGTCTTCACGTG GCAGCTGTTCAAAGCCATTGCCATGGGCCAGGGCCTCTCAGCAGCTATCTGTGGCACTGCAGTCACCTCCCAGTACCTGGCCACGGACTTCCAGTTGAACACACCAATGCTGCAAAGCTTCCTCAATTACTCCCTGCTGTGCCTCACCTACACGACTATCTTAATCTGCAGGAGAG GGGATGGCAATATTTTGCAgattttaaaaaagaaatggtgGAAGTACTTTCTACTTGGTCTGACGGATGTTCAGGCCAATTACACAGTTGTGAAAGCGTACCAGTACACAACTCTGACAAGCATACAG CTTCTAGATTGCTTTGTGATCCCAGTGCTGATGGTGTTGTCCTGGTTCTTCCTGAAGACGCGCTTCAGACTGGTCCACTATGTGGCTGTGACCGTGTGTCTGGTGGGCGTGGGGACCATGGTGGGAGCAGACCTCCTCGCCGGCAGGGAACAAGGATCCT ctGCAAACATTCTGTTGGGAGACGGTCTGGTGCTCATCAGTGCCAGCCTGTACGCCGTGTCCAACGTGTGTCAGGAGTACACGGTGAAGAACCTGAGCCGGGTGGAGTTCCTGGGCATGGTGGGCCTCTTCGGCACCCTCATAAGTGGGATCCAGAT GGCTATTCTGGAGCACAATGCTGTGGCTAACATCCAGTGGAACTGGAAACTTG ctCTGCTCCTGGCTGGGTTTGCCCTCTGCATGTACATCCTCTACAGCTGCATGCCCGTGGTGGTCAGGATGACCAGCGCCACTGCAGTCAACCTCTCCCTGCTCACTGCTGACCTGTTCAGCCTCTTCTtcggcctcttcctcttccgcTACTCT TTCTCCGTGCTGTATATTGTGTCCTTGGTGGCGATCCTCGCGGGGTTCGTCATGTTCAACGCCGTGCCAACACTAACCGCAGATCCAGCTCCTGCCCCAGCCCCGGAGGAAGACGGCCATGTGTACCAGGGCTCTGTCTTTGAGGTGACCTCCACTGAGCCGGTCTCAGTGGAAGGTGGAGAGGATGGGGATAGGGACCGTGATCCCAAAGGCCTTACGTGGAGACAACCCA
- the kiaa0753 gene encoding protein moonraker isoform X2 — MSAKFQRVSFEDFNDLKGSWIPTESGTIRNTRIPPQTKLLFNEAIPLHPSNRETRVGPPAPIVIEKFVPRATEHTDGDSCNSSLRFSVLSEERLQTAVRLAKRDIRRRRQQSLINTPLTSSPRKQELGPQDDCITDLQQKQKKAASKGQQAVDIQRSVTKSGAEVLVYTPQKLSAPPGPAYGQSPPTRDPGPKEGSKLSQEIRKLQKELGICVKRIEQLANKGGLMGVPLEPEEQRRMEIRRQEQAARSARIFYNLQQQVKDIQDDVQRLQSQNIKPTKKSRAMDRLAAAHRGAVRAMQVFTNQLSDPAESRVPPHYKELGQLIRQLSLCSAKVEAGQDSVVPETAIDILQKLEVLDRALSKQQGPRRELRTCSLSPIRQRSPAGRWHSMSPPRSPRALGPRQPPAQKKRPKRPPVARRQRPAVQRPGGKARSSVLRAGLERLLGMSEQAEGRPQPPPKTHSPSNQSAQPYHDRSKGGPTCEAGFQQPTVSSRLKESQIPQKEAVVPWIPTSPRSPTTQRAVSKRPEPRCLFSTLRSAAGPPEQQGADRPPEEPGLGPERRQQAHSEALRQAWLDRISSEQLNELDRLAREEAERVQRLRAEVGSPTRWAERAEQAARERIQPLLERAQRLRDSWDKKGTSLRHCLSEQGADRTAASADLLSEALLEDLLEDTARSLQVVRTDRQAEEQAQALLQAPTLETMLQRMEEMEKDQDAVRRRFACITYSDPLYWDKPEAESGDQRRSRPSSPQPIRLTRPALKHTSNPEIILQSPVEPGEPFERPGTENGSPAREAQPRTTGGRVERAGGIQLSLPSSTLNSILSYRENHDAYLRLVSHETVGSFNPWAIADSLAEELMAEALADVAAEFQDVCEEYAEAVFTSEFLQPIQSPPPSSV; from the exons ATGAGTGCAAAATTTCAAAGAGTATCATTTGAAGACTTCAATGATTTAAAGGGGTCTTGGATCCCTACCGAATCAGGTACAATTCGCAACACCCGGATACCTCCACAAACCAAG TTGCTGTTCAACGAGGCCATCCCGCTGCACCCCTCTAACCGTGAAACCCGCGTTGGGCCTCCAGCACCTATTGTAATAGAGAAGTTTGTGCCGCGGGCCACTGAGCATACGGACGGTGACAGCTGCAACAGTTCCCTGCGCTTCTCCGTGTTGTCAGAAGAACGTCTGCAGACCGCTGTCAGACTTGCTAAGAGAGACATAAGGAGAAGACGCCAACAGTCCCTCATCAACACCCCTCTCACCAGCTCACCTCGCAAACAAGAACTTGGCCCTCAGGATGACTGCATTACAGACCTTCAGCAG AAGCAGAAGAAGGCTGCCTCTAAAGGACAGCAGGCCGTGGACATTCAGAGATCCGTGACCAAGTCAGGAGCCGAGGTGCTGGTATACACCCCTCAGAAGCTCTCGGCTCCACCTGGACCTGCATATGGGCAGTCGCCTCCCACTAGGGACCCTGGGCCCAAAGAGGGCAGCAAGCTGAGCCAAGAGATCCGCAAGCTTCAGAAAGAGTTGGGGATTTGTGTCAAGAGGATCGAGCAACTGGCTAACAAAG GTGGTCTGATGGGGGTGCCCCTGGAGCCAGAGGAACAGCGCAGAATGGAGATCCGTCGGCAGGAGCAAGCAGCACGCTCAGCTCGCATCTTTTACAACCTTCAGCAGCAG GTGAAAGACATTCAGGACGATGTACAGAGGCTTCAGTCGCAGAACATCAAACCCACCAAGAAA TCCAGGGCCATGGACAGACTGGCTGCGGCCCATAGAGGAGCTGTGAGGGCCATGCAGGTCTTCACCAACCAGCTGTCCGATCCGGCCGAGAGCAGGGTGCCCCCTCACTACAAGGAGCTGGGCCAGCTGATCCGCCAGCTCTCGCTCTGCTCCGCTAAAGTGGAGGCGGGCCAGGACTCCGTCGTGCCGGAGACGGCCATCGATATCCTGCAGAAACTGGAG GTGCTGGACAGAGCCCTCAGTAAGCAGCAGGGCCCCAGAAGAGAGTTGAGGACGTGCAGCCTGTCTCCCATAAGACAGCGCTCCCCTGCTGGCAGATGGCACAGCATGTCCCCTCCAAGATCACCCAGGGCCTTGGGGCCCCGCCAGCCCCCAGCACAGAAGAAAAGGCCCAAAA ggCCACCGGTGGCCAGGAGGCAGAGGCCGGCGGTGCAAAGGCCTGGGGGAAAGGCGCGGAGCTCGGTGCTCAGAGCAGGGCTGGAGAGGCTCCTGGGGATGAGTGAACAGGCAGAGGGCAGGCCCCAACCTCCTCCAAAGACCCACAGCCCCAGCAACCAGTCAGCCCAACCCTACCATGACAGGAGCAAG ggTGGGCCAACTTGTGAGGCCGGCTTCCAGCAGCCCACCGTCTCCTCCAGGCTGAAAGAGAGCCAGATCCCTCAGAAGGAGGCAGTGGTACCCTGGATCCCCACATCTCCTCGGTCCCCAACCACGCAAAG GGCTGTATCAAAGAGGCCAGAGCCCAGGTGCCTCTTCTCCACCCTCCGCAGCGCCGCAGGCCCCCCTGAGCAGCAGGGCGCGGACAGGCCACCAGAGGAGCCAGGCCTGGGCCCTGAGAGGAGACAGCAGGCCCACAGTGAGGCCCTCAG GCAAGCGTGGCTCGACAGGATCTCCTCGGAGCAGCTGAACGAGCTGGACCGCCTCGCCCGCGAGGAGGCTGAACGTGTCCAGAGACTTAG agctGAGGTGGGCTCTCCTACTCGCTGGGCGGAGCGAGCTGAGCAGGCAGCTAGAGAGAGGATCCAGCCCTTGCTGGAACGAGCTCAG AGGCTACGTGATTCGTGGGACAAGAAGGGCACCTCTCTCCGGCATTGTCTGTCTGAGCAGGGAGCAGACCGG ACGGCGGCCAGTGCTGATCTCCTGAGTGAGGCCCTCCTGGAGGACCTGCTGGAGGACACGGCCCGCAGCCTGCAGGTGGTCAGAACCGACAGGCAGGCGGAGGAGCAGGCCCAGGCCCTCCTGCAGGCGCCCACACTGGAGACCATGCTGCAGCgcatggaggagatggag AAAGACCAGGATGCTGTGCGGCGACGCTTTGCTTGTATTACCTACTCAGACCCACTCTACTGGGATAAGCCAGAGGCGGAATCAG ggGACCAGAGGAGATCCAGGCCATCTTCTCCTCAGCCCATTCGGCTGACCCGGCCAGCACTGAAGCACACCAGTAACCCAGAGATAATCCTGCAAAGCCCAGTTGAACCGGG TGAGCCGTTTGAGAGACCCGGCACGGAGAATGGCAGTCCTGCACGTGAGGCCCAGCCGCGGACCACCGGGGGCAGAGTGGAGCGAGCGGGAGGAATCCAGCTGTCTCTGCCCAGCAGCACGCTCAACAGCATCCTGAGCTACAGAGAGAATCATGATGCATACCTGCGGCTGGTCTCCCATGAGACTGTGGGCAGCTTTAACCCCTGGGCCATTGCAGACAG TCTGGCGGAGGAGCTGATGGCCGAGGCATTGGCTGACGTGGCGGCCGAGTTCCAGGACGTGTGCGAGGAGTACGCCGAAGCCGTCTTCACATCTGAGTTCCTGCAGCCAATCCAGTCGCCTCCTCCTTCttcagtgtga
- the kiaa0753 gene encoding protein moonraker isoform X1 has protein sequence MSAKFQRVSFEDFNDLKGSWIPTESGTIRNTRIPPQTKLLFNEAIPLHPSNRETRVGPPAPIVIEKFVPRATEHTDGDSCNSSLRFSVLSEERLQTAVRLAKRDIRRRRQQSLINTPLTSSPRKQELGPQDDCITDLQQKQKKAASKGQQAVDIQRSVTKSGAEVLVYTPQKLSAPPGPAYGQSPPTRDPGPKEGSKLSQEIRKLQKELGICVKRIEQLANKGGLMGVPLEPEEQRRMEIRRQEQAARSARIFYNLQQQVKDIQDDVQRLQSQNIKPTKKSRAMDRLAAAHRGAVRAMQVFTNQLSDPAESRVPPHYKELGQLIRQLSLCSAKVEAGQDSVVPETAIDILQKLEVLDRALSKQQGPRRELRTCSLSPIRQRSPAGRWHSMSPPRSPRALGPRQPPAQKKRPKRPPVARRQRPAVQRPGGKARSSVLRAGLERLLGMSEQAEGRPQPPPKTHSPSNQSAQPYHDRSKQGGPTCEAGFQQPTVSSRLKESQIPQKEAVVPWIPTSPRSPTTQRAVSKRPEPRCLFSTLRSAAGPPEQQGADRPPEEPGLGPERRQQAHSEALRQAWLDRISSEQLNELDRLAREEAERVQRLRAEVGSPTRWAERAEQAARERIQPLLERAQRLRDSWDKKGTSLRHCLSEQGADRTAASADLLSEALLEDLLEDTARSLQVVRTDRQAEEQAQALLQAPTLETMLQRMEEMEKDQDAVRRRFACITYSDPLYWDKPEAESGDQRRSRPSSPQPIRLTRPALKHTSNPEIILQSPVEPGEPFERPGTENGSPAREAQPRTTGGRVERAGGIQLSLPSSTLNSILSYRENHDAYLRLVSHETVGSFNPWAIADSLAEELMAEALADVAAEFQDVCEEYAEAVFTSEFLQPIQSPPPSSV, from the exons ATGAGTGCAAAATTTCAAAGAGTATCATTTGAAGACTTCAATGATTTAAAGGGGTCTTGGATCCCTACCGAATCAGGTACAATTCGCAACACCCGGATACCTCCACAAACCAAG TTGCTGTTCAACGAGGCCATCCCGCTGCACCCCTCTAACCGTGAAACCCGCGTTGGGCCTCCAGCACCTATTGTAATAGAGAAGTTTGTGCCGCGGGCCACTGAGCATACGGACGGTGACAGCTGCAACAGTTCCCTGCGCTTCTCCGTGTTGTCAGAAGAACGTCTGCAGACCGCTGTCAGACTTGCTAAGAGAGACATAAGGAGAAGACGCCAACAGTCCCTCATCAACACCCCTCTCACCAGCTCACCTCGCAAACAAGAACTTGGCCCTCAGGATGACTGCATTACAGACCTTCAGCAG AAGCAGAAGAAGGCTGCCTCTAAAGGACAGCAGGCCGTGGACATTCAGAGATCCGTGACCAAGTCAGGAGCCGAGGTGCTGGTATACACCCCTCAGAAGCTCTCGGCTCCACCTGGACCTGCATATGGGCAGTCGCCTCCCACTAGGGACCCTGGGCCCAAAGAGGGCAGCAAGCTGAGCCAAGAGATCCGCAAGCTTCAGAAAGAGTTGGGGATTTGTGTCAAGAGGATCGAGCAACTGGCTAACAAAG GTGGTCTGATGGGGGTGCCCCTGGAGCCAGAGGAACAGCGCAGAATGGAGATCCGTCGGCAGGAGCAAGCAGCACGCTCAGCTCGCATCTTTTACAACCTTCAGCAGCAG GTGAAAGACATTCAGGACGATGTACAGAGGCTTCAGTCGCAGAACATCAAACCCACCAAGAAA TCCAGGGCCATGGACAGACTGGCTGCGGCCCATAGAGGAGCTGTGAGGGCCATGCAGGTCTTCACCAACCAGCTGTCCGATCCGGCCGAGAGCAGGGTGCCCCCTCACTACAAGGAGCTGGGCCAGCTGATCCGCCAGCTCTCGCTCTGCTCCGCTAAAGTGGAGGCGGGCCAGGACTCCGTCGTGCCGGAGACGGCCATCGATATCCTGCAGAAACTGGAG GTGCTGGACAGAGCCCTCAGTAAGCAGCAGGGCCCCAGAAGAGAGTTGAGGACGTGCAGCCTGTCTCCCATAAGACAGCGCTCCCCTGCTGGCAGATGGCACAGCATGTCCCCTCCAAGATCACCCAGGGCCTTGGGGCCCCGCCAGCCCCCAGCACAGAAGAAAAGGCCCAAAA ggCCACCGGTGGCCAGGAGGCAGAGGCCGGCGGTGCAAAGGCCTGGGGGAAAGGCGCGGAGCTCGGTGCTCAGAGCAGGGCTGGAGAGGCTCCTGGGGATGAGTGAACAGGCAGAGGGCAGGCCCCAACCTCCTCCAAAGACCCACAGCCCCAGCAACCAGTCAGCCCAACCCTACCATGACAGGAGCAAG cagggTGGGCCAACTTGTGAGGCCGGCTTCCAGCAGCCCACCGTCTCCTCCAGGCTGAAAGAGAGCCAGATCCCTCAGAAGGAGGCAGTGGTACCCTGGATCCCCACATCTCCTCGGTCCCCAACCACGCAAAG GGCTGTATCAAAGAGGCCAGAGCCCAGGTGCCTCTTCTCCACCCTCCGCAGCGCCGCAGGCCCCCCTGAGCAGCAGGGCGCGGACAGGCCACCAGAGGAGCCAGGCCTGGGCCCTGAGAGGAGACAGCAGGCCCACAGTGAGGCCCTCAG GCAAGCGTGGCTCGACAGGATCTCCTCGGAGCAGCTGAACGAGCTGGACCGCCTCGCCCGCGAGGAGGCTGAACGTGTCCAGAGACTTAG agctGAGGTGGGCTCTCCTACTCGCTGGGCGGAGCGAGCTGAGCAGGCAGCTAGAGAGAGGATCCAGCCCTTGCTGGAACGAGCTCAG AGGCTACGTGATTCGTGGGACAAGAAGGGCACCTCTCTCCGGCATTGTCTGTCTGAGCAGGGAGCAGACCGG ACGGCGGCCAGTGCTGATCTCCTGAGTGAGGCCCTCCTGGAGGACCTGCTGGAGGACACGGCCCGCAGCCTGCAGGTGGTCAGAACCGACAGGCAGGCGGAGGAGCAGGCCCAGGCCCTCCTGCAGGCGCCCACACTGGAGACCATGCTGCAGCgcatggaggagatggag AAAGACCAGGATGCTGTGCGGCGACGCTTTGCTTGTATTACCTACTCAGACCCACTCTACTGGGATAAGCCAGAGGCGGAATCAG ggGACCAGAGGAGATCCAGGCCATCTTCTCCTCAGCCCATTCGGCTGACCCGGCCAGCACTGAAGCACACCAGTAACCCAGAGATAATCCTGCAAAGCCCAGTTGAACCGGG TGAGCCGTTTGAGAGACCCGGCACGGAGAATGGCAGTCCTGCACGTGAGGCCCAGCCGCGGACCACCGGGGGCAGAGTGGAGCGAGCGGGAGGAATCCAGCTGTCTCTGCCCAGCAGCACGCTCAACAGCATCCTGAGCTACAGAGAGAATCATGATGCATACCTGCGGCTGGTCTCCCATGAGACTGTGGGCAGCTTTAACCCCTGGGCCATTGCAGACAG TCTGGCGGAGGAGCTGATGGCCGAGGCATTGGCTGACGTGGCGGCCGAGTTCCAGGACGTGTGCGAGGAGTACGCCGAAGCCGTCTTCACATCTGAGTTCCTGCAGCCAATCCAGTCGCCTCCTCCTTCttcagtgtga